Proteins encoded in a region of the Cygnus olor isolate bCygOlo1 chromosome 4, bCygOlo1.pri.v2, whole genome shotgun sequence genome:
- the LOXL3 gene encoding lysyl oxidase homolog 3 isoform X5: protein MGHHSTWTWQELLVLLGVLWLWGGSAQPTPLGPTRSPAPQLKFRLAGYPRKHNEGRVEVFYNDEWGTICDDDFTLANAHVLCRHLGFVAATGWAHSAKYGKGVGRIWLDNVNCAGGEKSIGDCKHRGWGNSDCSHEEDAGVICKDERIPGFKDSNVIETEQSHVEEVRLRPVVSGARRRLPVTEGIVEVRYKDGWAQICDEGWDTKNSRVICGMMGFPAEKKVNRNFYKRLKRAARTKGQSPRLGSRLASKSQPKKRREDVGSRKRLFAERQQLNYRLHSVSCTGTEVHLSMCTFQFYQGNTSTACGAGMPAVVSCLPGPLFTSGSTHKKKQRQQQQGQLRIRLKGGAKAGEGRVEVLKSSEWGTVCDDRWNLLSASVVCRELGFGSAKEALTGARMGQGTGPIHLNEVQCLGTEKSLWSCPFKNITQEDCKHTEDAAVRCNIPYMGYENLIRLSGGRSRFEGRVEVAVGAGDGDELRWGLVCGEGWGTLEAMVVCRQLGLGFANHGLQETWYWDASNVTEMVLSGVKCAGHEMSLSHCQHHGSSLNCRNTGTRFAAGVICSETASDLLLHAPLVQETAYIEDRPLHMLYCAAEENCLSSSARLANWPYGHRRLLRFSSQIHNNGRADFRPKAGRHSWVWHECHRHYHSMDIFTHYDILTPNGTKVAEGHKASFCLEDTECEEDVAKRYECANFGEQGITVGCWDLYRHDIDCQWIDITDVKPGNYILQVVINPNFEVAESDFTNNAMKCNCKYDGHRIWVHSCHIGDALSEEASKRFEQYPGQLNNQIS, encoded by the exons ATGGGACACCACAGCACGTGGAcgtggcaggagctgctggtgctgctgggggtgctCTGGCTGTGGGGGGGCAGCGCCCAGCCCACCCCTCTGGGCCCCacgcgcagccccgcgccccagCTGAAGTTTCGCCTGGCTGGCTACCCACGTAAGCACAACGAGGGCCGCGTCGAGGTCTTCTACAACGATGAATGGGGCACCATCTGCGACGACGACTTCACGCTGGCCAACGCGCACGTGCTGTGCCGGCACCTTGGCTTCGTGGCTGCCACTGGCTGGGCCCACAGCGCCAAGTACGGCAAAGGCGTCG GGCGGATCTGGCTGGATAACGTGAATTGTGCGGGAGGTGAGAAGAGCATTGGGGACTGCAAACACCGGGGCTGGGGGAACAGTGACTGCAGCCATGAGGAAGATGCAGGTGTCATCTGCAAGGATGAGCGCATCCCAGGCTTCAAGGACTCCAACGTCATTGAG ACAGAGCAGAGCCACGTGGAGGAGGTTCGTCTGCGGCCGGTGGTGTcaggggcccggcggcggctgCCGGTGACAGAGGGCATCGTGGAGGTGCGCTACAAGGATGGCTGGGCACAGATCTGCGATGAGGGCTGGGACACCAAGAACAGCCGTGTCATCTGTGGCATGATGGGCTTCCCTGCAGAGAAGAAGGTGAACAGGAACTTCTACAA GCGGTTGAAGCGCGCAGCCAGGACGAAGGGACAGAGCCCAAGGCTGGGCAGCAG gctggCCTCCAAATCTCAGCCTAAAAAGCGCAGGGAGGACGTAGGGTCCAGGAAGAG GCTGTTTGCGGAGCGGCAGCAGCTCAACTACCGCCTGCACTCCGTGTCCTGCACAGGGACGGAGGTGCACCTCTCCATGTGCACCTTCCAGTTCTACCAGGGCAACACCTCCACAGCCTGCGGGGCCGGCATGCCCGCCGTTgtcagctgcctgcctgggccCCTCTTCACCTCTGGCAGCACCCACAAGAAGaagcagcgccagcagcagcagggccag CTGCGGATCCGGCTGAAGGGAGGTGCGAAGGCCGGGGAGGGCCGTGTCGAGGTGCTCAAGAGCAGCGAGTGGGGCACAGTCTGCGATGACCGCTGGAACCTGCTGTCAGCCAGCGTGGTGTGCCGCGAGCTGGGTTTTGGCAGCGCCAAGGAAGCCCTCACTGGGGCACGCATGGGCCAAG ggacagggccTATCCACCTGAACGAGGTGCAGTGCCTGGGCACCGAGAAGTCCCTCTGGAGCTGCCCCTTCAAGAACATCACGCAGGAGGACTGCAAGCACACGGAGGATGCAGCCGTCCGCTGCAACATCCCCTACATGGGCTACGAGAACCTG ATTCGGCTGAGTGGGGGTCGGAGCCGCTTCGAGGGGCGGGTCGAGGTGGCGGTGGGGGCTGGTGACGGGGACGAGCTCCGCTGGGGTCTGGTCTGCGGCGAAGGCTGGGGTACGCTGGAGGCGATGGTGGTCTGTCGCCAGCTGGGTCTGGGATTCGCTAACCACGGCTTACAA GAGACGTGGTACTGGGATGCCAGCAACGTGACGGAGATGGTGCTGAGCGGTGTGAAGTGTGCTGGCCACGAGATGTCCCTGAGCCACTGCCAGCACCACGGCAGCAGCCTGAACTGCAGGAACACGGGCACGCGCTTCGCCGCAGGCGTCATCTGCTCGGAGA ccgCCTCCGACCTGCTGCTGCATGCGCCGCTGGTGCAGGAGACGGCGTACATCGAGGACCGGCCGCTGCACATGCTGTACTGTGCCGCCGAGGAGAACTGCCTCTCCAGCTCGGCCCGCCTGGCCAACTGGCCCTACGGGCACCGCCGCCTGCTCCGCTTCTCCTCCCAGATCCACAACAACGGCCGTGCCGACTTCCGCCCCAAGGCTGGCCGCCACTCCTGGGTCTGGCACGAGTGCCACCG GCACTATCACAGCATGGACATTTTCACCCACTACGACATCCTGACTCCCAATGGCACCAAGGTGGCAGAGGGCCACAAGGCCAGCTTCTGCCTTGAGGACACAGAGTGTGAAGAAG ATGTGGCCAAGCGGTACGAGTGTGCCAACTTCGGGGAGCAGGGCATCACGGTGGGCTGCTGGGACCTGTACCGGCACGACATCGACTGCCAGTGGATCGACATCACTGATGTCAAGCCTGGCAACTACatcctgcag GTCGTGATTAACCCCAACTTCGAGGTGGCAGAGAGTGACTTCACCAACAATGCCATGAAATGCAACTGCAAGTACGATGGGCACCGTATCTGGGTGCACAGCTGCCACATCG GCGACGCGCTCAGCGAGGAGGCCAGCAAGCGGTTTGAGCAGTACCCGGGCCAGCTGAACAACCAGATCTCGTAG
- the LOXL3 gene encoding lysyl oxidase homolog 3 isoform X4: protein MGHHSTWTWQELLVLLGVLWLWGGSAQPTPLGPTRSPAPQLKFRLAGYPRKHNEGRVEVFYNDEWGTICDDDFTLANAHVLCRHLGFVAATGWAHSAKYGKGVGRIWLDNVNCAGGEKSIGDCKHRGWGNSDCSHEEDAGVICKDERIPGFKDSNVIETEQSHVEEVRLRPVVSGARRRLPVTEGIVEVRYKDGWAQICDEGWDTKNSRVICGMMGFPAEKKVNRNFYKLFAERQQLNYRLHSVSCTGTEVHLSMCTFQFYQGNTSTACGAGMPAVVSCLPGPLFTSGSTHKKKQRQQQQGQLRIRLKGGAKAGEGRVEVLKSSEWGTVCDDRWNLLSASVVCRELGFGSAKEALTGARMGQGTGPIHLNEVQCLGTEKSLWSCPFKNITQEDCKHTEDAAVRCNIPYMGYENLIRLSGGRSRFEGRVEVAVGAGDGDELRWGLVCGEGWGTLEAMVVCRQLGLGFANHGLQVGAGASLARAASRHHHCSAGTGTGTGTWRGAVQCGVHAHGPRTSPQIRLAGGRTAFEGRVEVKRGSKWGTVCSDGWTTKEAMVACRQLGLGYSLHAVTETWYWDASNVTEMVLSGVKCAGHEMSLSHCQHHGSSLNCRNTGTRFAAGVICSETASDLLLHAPLVQETAYIEDRPLHMLYCAAEENCLSSSARLANWPYGHRRLLRFSSQIHNNGRADFRPKAGRHSWVWHECHRHYHSMDIFTHYDILTPNGTKVAEGHKASFCLEDTECEEDVAKRYECANFGEQGITVGCWDLYRHDIDCQWIDITDVKPGNYILQVVINPNFEVAESDFTNNAMKCNCKYDGHRIWVHSCHIGDALSEEASKRFEQYPGQLNNQIS, encoded by the exons ATGGGACACCACAGCACGTGGAcgtggcaggagctgctggtgctgctgggggtgctCTGGCTGTGGGGGGGCAGCGCCCAGCCCACCCCTCTGGGCCCCacgcgcagccccgcgccccagCTGAAGTTTCGCCTGGCTGGCTACCCACGTAAGCACAACGAGGGCCGCGTCGAGGTCTTCTACAACGATGAATGGGGCACCATCTGCGACGACGACTTCACGCTGGCCAACGCGCACGTGCTGTGCCGGCACCTTGGCTTCGTGGCTGCCACTGGCTGGGCCCACAGCGCCAAGTACGGCAAAGGCGTCG GGCGGATCTGGCTGGATAACGTGAATTGTGCGGGAGGTGAGAAGAGCATTGGGGACTGCAAACACCGGGGCTGGGGGAACAGTGACTGCAGCCATGAGGAAGATGCAGGTGTCATCTGCAAGGATGAGCGCATCCCAGGCTTCAAGGACTCCAACGTCATTGAG ACAGAGCAGAGCCACGTGGAGGAGGTTCGTCTGCGGCCGGTGGTGTcaggggcccggcggcggctgCCGGTGACAGAGGGCATCGTGGAGGTGCGCTACAAGGATGGCTGGGCACAGATCTGCGATGAGGGCTGGGACACCAAGAACAGCCGTGTCATCTGTGGCATGATGGGCTTCCCTGCAGAGAAGAAGGTGAACAGGAACTTCTACAA GCTGTTTGCGGAGCGGCAGCAGCTCAACTACCGCCTGCACTCCGTGTCCTGCACAGGGACGGAGGTGCACCTCTCCATGTGCACCTTCCAGTTCTACCAGGGCAACACCTCCACAGCCTGCGGGGCCGGCATGCCCGCCGTTgtcagctgcctgcctgggccCCTCTTCACCTCTGGCAGCACCCACAAGAAGaagcagcgccagcagcagcagggccag CTGCGGATCCGGCTGAAGGGAGGTGCGAAGGCCGGGGAGGGCCGTGTCGAGGTGCTCAAGAGCAGCGAGTGGGGCACAGTCTGCGATGACCGCTGGAACCTGCTGTCAGCCAGCGTGGTGTGCCGCGAGCTGGGTTTTGGCAGCGCCAAGGAAGCCCTCACTGGGGCACGCATGGGCCAAG ggacagggccTATCCACCTGAACGAGGTGCAGTGCCTGGGCACCGAGAAGTCCCTCTGGAGCTGCCCCTTCAAGAACATCACGCAGGAGGACTGCAAGCACACGGAGGATGCAGCCGTCCGCTGCAACATCCCCTACATGGGCTACGAGAACCTG ATTCGGCTGAGTGGGGGTCGGAGCCGCTTCGAGGGGCGGGTCGAGGTGGCGGTGGGGGCTGGTGACGGGGACGAGCTCCGCTGGGGTCTGGTCTGCGGCGAAGGCTGGGGTACGCTGGAGGCGATGGTGGTCTGTCGCCAGCTGGGTCTGGGATTCGCTAACCACGGCTTACAAGTAGGTGCTGGTGCCAGCTTGGCCAGGGCAGCGAGCCGCCACCACCACTGCTccgcggggacggggacagggacggggacgtGGCGGGGGGCGGTGCAGTGTGGGGTGCATGCTCACGGCCCCAGGACTTCCCCACAGATCCGCCTAGCCGGCGGGAGGACGGCGTTCGAGGGCCGCGTGGAGGTGAAGCGCGGCAGTAAGTGGGGCACAGTGTGCAGCGATGGCTGGACCACCAAAGAGGCCATGGTGGCCTGCCGCCAGCTTGGCCTGGGCTACTCCCTGCACGCGGTGACG GAGACGTGGTACTGGGATGCCAGCAACGTGACGGAGATGGTGCTGAGCGGTGTGAAGTGTGCTGGCCACGAGATGTCCCTGAGCCACTGCCAGCACCACGGCAGCAGCCTGAACTGCAGGAACACGGGCACGCGCTTCGCCGCAGGCGTCATCTGCTCGGAGA ccgCCTCCGACCTGCTGCTGCATGCGCCGCTGGTGCAGGAGACGGCGTACATCGAGGACCGGCCGCTGCACATGCTGTACTGTGCCGCCGAGGAGAACTGCCTCTCCAGCTCGGCCCGCCTGGCCAACTGGCCCTACGGGCACCGCCGCCTGCTCCGCTTCTCCTCCCAGATCCACAACAACGGCCGTGCCGACTTCCGCCCCAAGGCTGGCCGCCACTCCTGGGTCTGGCACGAGTGCCACCG GCACTATCACAGCATGGACATTTTCACCCACTACGACATCCTGACTCCCAATGGCACCAAGGTGGCAGAGGGCCACAAGGCCAGCTTCTGCCTTGAGGACACAGAGTGTGAAGAAG ATGTGGCCAAGCGGTACGAGTGTGCCAACTTCGGGGAGCAGGGCATCACGGTGGGCTGCTGGGACCTGTACCGGCACGACATCGACTGCCAGTGGATCGACATCACTGATGTCAAGCCTGGCAACTACatcctgcag GTCGTGATTAACCCCAACTTCGAGGTGGCAGAGAGTGACTTCACCAACAATGCCATGAAATGCAACTGCAAGTACGATGGGCACCGTATCTGGGTGCACAGCTGCCACATCG GCGACGCGCTCAGCGAGGAGGCCAGCAAGCGGTTTGAGCAGTACCCGGGCCAGCTGAACAACCAGATCTCGTAG
- the LOXL3 gene encoding lysyl oxidase homolog 3 isoform X6, protein MGHHSTWTWQELLVLLGVLWLWGGSAQPTPLGPTRSPAPQLKFRLAGYPRKHNEGRVEVFYNDEWGTICDDDFTLANAHVLCRHLGFVAATGWAHSAKYGKGVGRIWLDNVNCAGGEKSIGDCKHRGWGNSDCSHEEDAGVICKDERIPGFKDSNVIETEQSHVEEVRLRPVVSGARRRLPVTEGIVEVRYKDGWAQICDEGWDTKNSRVICGMMGFPAEKKVNRNFYKRLKRAARTKGQSPRLGSRLASKSQPKKRREDVGSRKRLFAERQQLNYRLHSVSCTGTEVHLSMCTFQFYQGNTSTACGAGMPAVVSCLPGPLFTSGSTHKKKQRQQQQGQLRIRLKGGAKAGEGRVEVLKSSEWGTVCDDRWNLLSASVVCRELGFGSAKEALTGARMGQGTGPIHLNEVQCLGTEKSLWSCPFKNITQEDCKHTEDAAVRCNIPYMGYENLIRLAGGRTAFEGRVEVKRGSKWGTVCSDGWTTKEAMVACRQLGLGYSLHAVTETWYWDASNVTEMVLSGVKCAGHEMSLSHCQHHGSSLNCRNTGTRFAAGVICSETASDLLLHAPLVQETAYIEDRPLHMLYCAAEENCLSSSARLANWPYGHRRLLRFSSQIHNNGRADFRPKAGRHSWVWHECHRHYHSMDIFTHYDILTPNGTKVAEGHKASFCLEDTECEEDVAKRYECANFGEQGITVGCWDLYRHDIDCQWIDITDVKPGNYILQVVINPNFEVAESDFTNNAMKCNCKYDGHRIWVHSCHIGDALSEEASKRFEQYPGQLNNQIS, encoded by the exons ATGGGACACCACAGCACGTGGAcgtggcaggagctgctggtgctgctgggggtgctCTGGCTGTGGGGGGGCAGCGCCCAGCCCACCCCTCTGGGCCCCacgcgcagccccgcgccccagCTGAAGTTTCGCCTGGCTGGCTACCCACGTAAGCACAACGAGGGCCGCGTCGAGGTCTTCTACAACGATGAATGGGGCACCATCTGCGACGACGACTTCACGCTGGCCAACGCGCACGTGCTGTGCCGGCACCTTGGCTTCGTGGCTGCCACTGGCTGGGCCCACAGCGCCAAGTACGGCAAAGGCGTCG GGCGGATCTGGCTGGATAACGTGAATTGTGCGGGAGGTGAGAAGAGCATTGGGGACTGCAAACACCGGGGCTGGGGGAACAGTGACTGCAGCCATGAGGAAGATGCAGGTGTCATCTGCAAGGATGAGCGCATCCCAGGCTTCAAGGACTCCAACGTCATTGAG ACAGAGCAGAGCCACGTGGAGGAGGTTCGTCTGCGGCCGGTGGTGTcaggggcccggcggcggctgCCGGTGACAGAGGGCATCGTGGAGGTGCGCTACAAGGATGGCTGGGCACAGATCTGCGATGAGGGCTGGGACACCAAGAACAGCCGTGTCATCTGTGGCATGATGGGCTTCCCTGCAGAGAAGAAGGTGAACAGGAACTTCTACAA GCGGTTGAAGCGCGCAGCCAGGACGAAGGGACAGAGCCCAAGGCTGGGCAGCAG gctggCCTCCAAATCTCAGCCTAAAAAGCGCAGGGAGGACGTAGGGTCCAGGAAGAG GCTGTTTGCGGAGCGGCAGCAGCTCAACTACCGCCTGCACTCCGTGTCCTGCACAGGGACGGAGGTGCACCTCTCCATGTGCACCTTCCAGTTCTACCAGGGCAACACCTCCACAGCCTGCGGGGCCGGCATGCCCGCCGTTgtcagctgcctgcctgggccCCTCTTCACCTCTGGCAGCACCCACAAGAAGaagcagcgccagcagcagcagggccag CTGCGGATCCGGCTGAAGGGAGGTGCGAAGGCCGGGGAGGGCCGTGTCGAGGTGCTCAAGAGCAGCGAGTGGGGCACAGTCTGCGATGACCGCTGGAACCTGCTGTCAGCCAGCGTGGTGTGCCGCGAGCTGGGTTTTGGCAGCGCCAAGGAAGCCCTCACTGGGGCACGCATGGGCCAAG ggacagggccTATCCACCTGAACGAGGTGCAGTGCCTGGGCACCGAGAAGTCCCTCTGGAGCTGCCCCTTCAAGAACATCACGCAGGAGGACTGCAAGCACACGGAGGATGCAGCCGTCCGCTGCAACATCCCCTACATGGGCTACGAGAACCTG ATCCGCCTAGCCGGCGGGAGGACGGCGTTCGAGGGCCGCGTGGAGGTGAAGCGCGGCAGTAAGTGGGGCACAGTGTGCAGCGATGGCTGGACCACCAAAGAGGCCATGGTGGCCTGCCGCCAGCTTGGCCTGGGCTACTCCCTGCACGCGGTGACG GAGACGTGGTACTGGGATGCCAGCAACGTGACGGAGATGGTGCTGAGCGGTGTGAAGTGTGCTGGCCACGAGATGTCCCTGAGCCACTGCCAGCACCACGGCAGCAGCCTGAACTGCAGGAACACGGGCACGCGCTTCGCCGCAGGCGTCATCTGCTCGGAGA ccgCCTCCGACCTGCTGCTGCATGCGCCGCTGGTGCAGGAGACGGCGTACATCGAGGACCGGCCGCTGCACATGCTGTACTGTGCCGCCGAGGAGAACTGCCTCTCCAGCTCGGCCCGCCTGGCCAACTGGCCCTACGGGCACCGCCGCCTGCTCCGCTTCTCCTCCCAGATCCACAACAACGGCCGTGCCGACTTCCGCCCCAAGGCTGGCCGCCACTCCTGGGTCTGGCACGAGTGCCACCG GCACTATCACAGCATGGACATTTTCACCCACTACGACATCCTGACTCCCAATGGCACCAAGGTGGCAGAGGGCCACAAGGCCAGCTTCTGCCTTGAGGACACAGAGTGTGAAGAAG ATGTGGCCAAGCGGTACGAGTGTGCCAACTTCGGGGAGCAGGGCATCACGGTGGGCTGCTGGGACCTGTACCGGCACGACATCGACTGCCAGTGGATCGACATCACTGATGTCAAGCCTGGCAACTACatcctgcag GTCGTGATTAACCCCAACTTCGAGGTGGCAGAGAGTGACTTCACCAACAATGCCATGAAATGCAACTGCAAGTACGATGGGCACCGTATCTGGGTGCACAGCTGCCACATCG GCGACGCGCTCAGCGAGGAGGCCAGCAAGCGGTTTGAGCAGTACCCGGGCCAGCTGAACAACCAGATCTCGTAG
- the LOXL3 gene encoding lysyl oxidase homolog 3 isoform X3 — protein MGHHSTWTWQELLVLLGVLWLWGGSAQPTPLGPTRSPAPQLKFRLAGYPRKHNEGRVEVFYNDEWGTICDDDFTLANAHVLCRHLGFVAATGWAHSAKYGKGVGRIWLDNVNCAGGEKSIGDCKHRGWGNSDCSHEEDAGVICKDERIPGFKDSNVIETEQSHVEEVRLRPVVSGARRRLPVTEGIVEVRYKDGWAQICDEGWDTKNSRVICGMMGFPAEKKVNRNFYKRLKRAARTKGQSPRLGSRLFAERQQLNYRLHSVSCTGTEVHLSMCTFQFYQGNTSTACGAGMPAVVSCLPGPLFTSGSTHKKKQRQQQQGQLRIRLKGGAKAGEGRVEVLKSSEWGTVCDDRWNLLSASVVCRELGFGSAKEALTGARMGQGTGPIHLNEVQCLGTEKSLWSCPFKNITQEDCKHTEDAAVRCNIPYMGYENLIRLSGGRSRFEGRVEVAVGAGDGDELRWGLVCGEGWGTLEAMVVCRQLGLGFANHGLQVGAGASLARAASRHHHCSAGTGTGTGTWRGAVQCGVHAHGPRTSPQIRLAGGRTAFEGRVEVKRGSKWGTVCSDGWTTKEAMVACRQLGLGYSLHAVTETWYWDASNVTEMVLSGVKCAGHEMSLSHCQHHGSSLNCRNTGTRFAAGVICSETASDLLLHAPLVQETAYIEDRPLHMLYCAAEENCLSSSARLANWPYGHRRLLRFSSQIHNNGRADFRPKAGRHSWVWHECHRHYHSMDIFTHYDILTPNGTKVAEGHKASFCLEDTECEEDVAKRYECANFGEQGITVGCWDLYRHDIDCQWIDITDVKPGNYILQVVINPNFEVAESDFTNNAMKCNCKYDGHRIWVHSCHIGDALSEEASKRFEQYPGQLNNQIS, from the exons ATGGGACACCACAGCACGTGGAcgtggcaggagctgctggtgctgctgggggtgctCTGGCTGTGGGGGGGCAGCGCCCAGCCCACCCCTCTGGGCCCCacgcgcagccccgcgccccagCTGAAGTTTCGCCTGGCTGGCTACCCACGTAAGCACAACGAGGGCCGCGTCGAGGTCTTCTACAACGATGAATGGGGCACCATCTGCGACGACGACTTCACGCTGGCCAACGCGCACGTGCTGTGCCGGCACCTTGGCTTCGTGGCTGCCACTGGCTGGGCCCACAGCGCCAAGTACGGCAAAGGCGTCG GGCGGATCTGGCTGGATAACGTGAATTGTGCGGGAGGTGAGAAGAGCATTGGGGACTGCAAACACCGGGGCTGGGGGAACAGTGACTGCAGCCATGAGGAAGATGCAGGTGTCATCTGCAAGGATGAGCGCATCCCAGGCTTCAAGGACTCCAACGTCATTGAG ACAGAGCAGAGCCACGTGGAGGAGGTTCGTCTGCGGCCGGTGGTGTcaggggcccggcggcggctgCCGGTGACAGAGGGCATCGTGGAGGTGCGCTACAAGGATGGCTGGGCACAGATCTGCGATGAGGGCTGGGACACCAAGAACAGCCGTGTCATCTGTGGCATGATGGGCTTCCCTGCAGAGAAGAAGGTGAACAGGAACTTCTACAA GCGGTTGAAGCGCGCAGCCAGGACGAAGGGACAGAGCCCAAGGCTGGGCAGCAG GCTGTTTGCGGAGCGGCAGCAGCTCAACTACCGCCTGCACTCCGTGTCCTGCACAGGGACGGAGGTGCACCTCTCCATGTGCACCTTCCAGTTCTACCAGGGCAACACCTCCACAGCCTGCGGGGCCGGCATGCCCGCCGTTgtcagctgcctgcctgggccCCTCTTCACCTCTGGCAGCACCCACAAGAAGaagcagcgccagcagcagcagggccag CTGCGGATCCGGCTGAAGGGAGGTGCGAAGGCCGGGGAGGGCCGTGTCGAGGTGCTCAAGAGCAGCGAGTGGGGCACAGTCTGCGATGACCGCTGGAACCTGCTGTCAGCCAGCGTGGTGTGCCGCGAGCTGGGTTTTGGCAGCGCCAAGGAAGCCCTCACTGGGGCACGCATGGGCCAAG ggacagggccTATCCACCTGAACGAGGTGCAGTGCCTGGGCACCGAGAAGTCCCTCTGGAGCTGCCCCTTCAAGAACATCACGCAGGAGGACTGCAAGCACACGGAGGATGCAGCCGTCCGCTGCAACATCCCCTACATGGGCTACGAGAACCTG ATTCGGCTGAGTGGGGGTCGGAGCCGCTTCGAGGGGCGGGTCGAGGTGGCGGTGGGGGCTGGTGACGGGGACGAGCTCCGCTGGGGTCTGGTCTGCGGCGAAGGCTGGGGTACGCTGGAGGCGATGGTGGTCTGTCGCCAGCTGGGTCTGGGATTCGCTAACCACGGCTTACAAGTAGGTGCTGGTGCCAGCTTGGCCAGGGCAGCGAGCCGCCACCACCACTGCTccgcggggacggggacagggacggggacgtGGCGGGGGGCGGTGCAGTGTGGGGTGCATGCTCACGGCCCCAGGACTTCCCCACAGATCCGCCTAGCCGGCGGGAGGACGGCGTTCGAGGGCCGCGTGGAGGTGAAGCGCGGCAGTAAGTGGGGCACAGTGTGCAGCGATGGCTGGACCACCAAAGAGGCCATGGTGGCCTGCCGCCAGCTTGGCCTGGGCTACTCCCTGCACGCGGTGACG GAGACGTGGTACTGGGATGCCAGCAACGTGACGGAGATGGTGCTGAGCGGTGTGAAGTGTGCTGGCCACGAGATGTCCCTGAGCCACTGCCAGCACCACGGCAGCAGCCTGAACTGCAGGAACACGGGCACGCGCTTCGCCGCAGGCGTCATCTGCTCGGAGA ccgCCTCCGACCTGCTGCTGCATGCGCCGCTGGTGCAGGAGACGGCGTACATCGAGGACCGGCCGCTGCACATGCTGTACTGTGCCGCCGAGGAGAACTGCCTCTCCAGCTCGGCCCGCCTGGCCAACTGGCCCTACGGGCACCGCCGCCTGCTCCGCTTCTCCTCCCAGATCCACAACAACGGCCGTGCCGACTTCCGCCCCAAGGCTGGCCGCCACTCCTGGGTCTGGCACGAGTGCCACCG GCACTATCACAGCATGGACATTTTCACCCACTACGACATCCTGACTCCCAATGGCACCAAGGTGGCAGAGGGCCACAAGGCCAGCTTCTGCCTTGAGGACACAGAGTGTGAAGAAG ATGTGGCCAAGCGGTACGAGTGTGCCAACTTCGGGGAGCAGGGCATCACGGTGGGCTGCTGGGACCTGTACCGGCACGACATCGACTGCCAGTGGATCGACATCACTGATGTCAAGCCTGGCAACTACatcctgcag GTCGTGATTAACCCCAACTTCGAGGTGGCAGAGAGTGACTTCACCAACAATGCCATGAAATGCAACTGCAAGTACGATGGGCACCGTATCTGGGTGCACAGCTGCCACATCG GCGACGCGCTCAGCGAGGAGGCCAGCAAGCGGTTTGAGCAGTACCCGGGCCAGCTGAACAACCAGATCTCGTAG